A section of the Ornithinimicrobium sufpigmenti genome encodes:
- a CDS encoding DUF2945 domain-containing protein translates to MGLRKGDQVTWNTPQGTTEGTIVERRTSDFEFKGQTFTASQDDPAFIVESSSSLKQAAHKGSALTRKD, encoded by the coding sequence ATGGGCCTGCGCAAGGGCGACCAGGTGACCTGGAACACGCCGCAGGGCACGACCGAGGGCACGATCGTGGAGCGGCGCACCTCCGACTTCGAGTTCAAGGGCCAGACGTTCACCGCGAGCCAGGATGACCCCGCCTTCATCGTCGAGTCCTCCTCCAGCCTCAAGCAGGCGGCCCACAAGGGGTCGGCGCTCACCAGGAAGGACTGA
- a CDS encoding serpin family protein, with product MGRYAVTSAGRTVLVALGLALPVTACGDHAVPAPVQLDSAEARDRVDPAEAVALADLVTAADSLGLTLLDAADDVTTVTSPASLQVTLSMAAEGADGETLAELEVLIGASGQERTDGINALSSALSDLDGDPAVAGADELPDDPVVHRASRLLLDDSLTVQQDFVDVLARSYDAPAETTDLGGDGAQQVLDAWVEEHTGGLVPHSAITPGPELRLALQDAVVLAARWEQPFLADLTRPRPFTTASGEQVEVDMMATAAPRETLYAEVEGWQAVRLPYTGGRLVADVILPPVGSSATTLPPEVLEELLLTGETRPVLLQMPVVDARSSLDLAPFLADRAPAALKGGLGGISDEPLSVSQLAQQGVLTLDEEGTLAAAVTEMGLAGSAEPDPPFVLTVDRPYLVRVSDDLTGWPLFLAHIADPRGGPESR from the coding sequence ATGGGACGGTATGCGGTGACCTCCGCTGGGCGGACGGTCCTGGTGGCTCTGGGTCTGGCCCTGCCGGTGACCGCCTGCGGCGATCATGCCGTCCCGGCACCGGTGCAGCTGGACAGTGCCGAGGCGCGGGACCGTGTCGACCCCGCCGAAGCCGTGGCGCTTGCCGACCTGGTCACCGCCGCCGACTCCCTCGGCCTCACCCTGCTGGACGCGGCTGACGACGTGACGACCGTGACCTCACCGGCGAGCCTGCAGGTGACCCTGTCGATGGCTGCCGAAGGCGCCGACGGGGAGACGCTGGCCGAGCTGGAGGTGTTGATCGGGGCGAGCGGGCAGGAGCGCACCGACGGGATCAACGCCCTCAGCAGCGCGCTGTCTGACCTGGACGGGGACCCCGCGGTCGCCGGTGCGGACGAGCTGCCCGACGACCCGGTGGTGCACCGCGCGAGCCGGCTGCTCCTGGACGACTCGCTGACCGTGCAGCAGGACTTCGTCGACGTCCTGGCCCGCTCCTACGACGCCCCGGCCGAGACCACCGACCTCGGGGGTGACGGCGCCCAGCAGGTCCTGGACGCCTGGGTCGAGGAGCACACCGGCGGGCTGGTCCCGCACTCCGCGATCACCCCGGGTCCTGAGCTGCGGCTCGCCCTGCAGGACGCCGTCGTGCTCGCCGCCCGGTGGGAGCAGCCCTTCCTCGCCGACCTGACCCGGCCGCGCCCGTTCACGACGGCCTCGGGTGAGCAGGTCGAGGTGGACATGATGGCGACCGCGGCGCCCCGGGAGACCCTCTACGCAGAGGTGGAGGGCTGGCAGGCGGTGCGGCTGCCCTACACCGGAGGCCGGTTGGTGGCCGACGTCATCCTCCCGCCGGTGGGCAGCTCAGCAACGACGTTGCCGCCGGAGGTCCTGGAGGAGCTGCTCCTCACCGGGGAGACCCGGCCCGTCCTGCTGCAGATGCCGGTCGTCGACGCCAGGTCCAGCCTGGACCTGGCGCCCTTCCTCGCCGACCGTGCCCCCGCAGCGCTGAAGGGTGGTCTTGGCGGCATCAGTGACGAGCCGCTGTCCGTCAGCCAGCTGGCACAACAGGGTGTGCTGACGCTCGACGAGGAGGGCACGCTGGCCGCCGCCGTCACCGAGATGGGCCTGGCCGGCTCCGCCGAGCCCGATCCCCCGTTCGTCCTCACTGTCGACCGGCCCTACCTCGTCCGCGTCAGCGACGACCTGACCGGTTGGCCCCTCTTCCTGGCGCACATCGCCGACCCGCGGGGCGGCCCGGAGTCACGCTGA
- a CDS encoding aldo/keto reductase, which yields MSAPSTTTVRIGNSELGIYPLGLGTNTFNDPAAPQEYHAILDGFVERGGTFFDTADMYSYWVPGNAGGESETVIGQWLAARGNRDEVVVATKVSGKPDLLGLTPETIARGAEESLRRLQTDYIDLYYAHYQDDETPIVDSAAAFDKLVTEGKVRAVALSNFSPQAIDEWFRVAEENGFARPVALQPRYSLVAREYEKDLAAAAGRHGMAVFPYQVLAGGFLTGKYRTEADTEGKARGGAVKGYLTPAGLGVLDALDEVASAHGTDPASVALSWAMADGKITAPLAAATSLAQLDQLFAASALQLTDEQVARLDEASASFA from the coding sequence ATGTCTGCACCGTCGACCACCACCGTCCGTATCGGGAACTCCGAGCTGGGCATCTACCCGCTGGGCCTCGGCACCAACACCTTCAACGACCCGGCCGCCCCGCAGGAGTACCACGCCATCCTCGACGGCTTCGTCGAGCGGGGCGGGACCTTCTTCGACACGGCCGACATGTACTCCTACTGGGTGCCCGGCAACGCCGGCGGGGAGTCCGAGACGGTGATCGGCCAGTGGCTCGCCGCGCGCGGCAACCGCGACGAGGTCGTCGTCGCGACCAAGGTCTCCGGCAAGCCTGATCTCCTCGGCCTCACCCCGGAGACGATCGCCCGCGGTGCGGAGGAGTCGCTGCGTCGCCTGCAGACGGACTACATCGACCTGTACTACGCCCACTACCAGGACGACGAGACGCCGATCGTGGACAGTGCGGCCGCCTTCGACAAGCTCGTGACCGAGGGCAAGGTGCGCGCCGTGGCGCTGTCCAACTTCTCCCCGCAGGCCATCGACGAGTGGTTCCGCGTCGCCGAGGAGAACGGCTTCGCCAGGCCCGTCGCGCTCCAGCCGCGGTACTCGCTCGTCGCCCGCGAGTACGAGAAGGACCTGGCCGCCGCGGCCGGACGGCACGGCATGGCCGTCTTCCCCTACCAGGTGCTGGCCGGGGGATTCCTCACCGGCAAGTACCGGACCGAGGCCGACACCGAGGGCAAGGCACGAGGCGGAGCGGTCAAGGGCTACCTCACGCCGGCCGGACTGGGGGTGCTGGACGCGCTGGACGAGGTCGCCTCGGCGCACGGCACCGACCCCGCCTCGGTGGCACTCTCCTGGGCCATGGCGGACGGCAAGATCACCGCACCGCTCGCGGCCGCGACGTCACTGGCTCAGCTCGACCAGCTCTTCGCGGCCTCCGCGCTGCAGCTGACCGACGAACAGGTGGCACGACTCGACGAGGCCTCCGCCAGCTTCGCCTGA
- a CDS encoding glucose 1-dehydrogenase, whose protein sequence is MAAEDTQDTDTTRTDQLVFQDPVKRYPVISPPEQTQEEPGLQAEMTPQPDIGEFSYRGTGRLEGRKALVTGGDSGIGAAVAVAFAREGADVAVHYLPEEEVDADEVVRIITETGRRAVKVPGDLIDPEQCRDVVRRAAAELGGLDILVNNAGKQVANESLEETPDEQIQQTFQINIVAMFTLTREALKHLQAGSAIINTTSIQAYQPSPPLLDYAATKAAINNFTKGLAQELAPKGIRVNAVAPGPIWTPIQPSHGQPSEDLPEFGQSVPLGRAGQPTELAPAYVFLASPESSYVLGETLNVNGGSPTP, encoded by the coding sequence ATGGCTGCTGAGGACACTCAGGACACCGACACCACCCGGACCGACCAGCTCGTCTTCCAGGATCCCGTCAAGCGCTACCCGGTGATCAGCCCGCCGGAGCAGACTCAGGAGGAGCCGGGGCTGCAGGCGGAGATGACGCCGCAGCCGGACATCGGCGAGTTCTCCTACCGCGGCACCGGCCGCCTGGAGGGCCGCAAGGCGCTCGTGACAGGTGGCGACTCGGGCATCGGCGCCGCGGTGGCCGTCGCGTTCGCGCGTGAGGGCGCCGACGTGGCGGTGCACTACCTGCCCGAGGAGGAGGTGGACGCCGACGAGGTGGTGCGGATCATCACCGAGACGGGTCGCCGGGCGGTCAAGGTGCCGGGCGACCTCATCGACCCCGAGCAGTGCCGGGACGTCGTCCGCCGCGCCGCCGCGGAGCTGGGCGGGCTCGACATCCTGGTGAACAACGCCGGCAAGCAGGTGGCCAACGAGAGCCTGGAGGAGACGCCGGACGAGCAGATCCAGCAGACCTTCCAGATCAACATCGTCGCCATGTTCACCCTGACCCGGGAGGCGCTCAAGCACCTGCAGGCCGGGTCGGCGATCATCAACACCACCTCGATCCAGGCCTACCAGCCCTCCCCGCCGCTGCTGGACTACGCGGCCACGAAGGCGGCGATCAACAACTTCACCAAGGGGCTCGCGCAGGAGCTGGCACCCAAGGGGATCCGGGTCAACGCCGTGGCCCCCGGGCCGATCTGGACACCGATCCAGCCCTCGCACGGCCAGCCGTCGGAGGACCTGCCCGAGTTCGGGCAGAGCGTGCCCCTCGGCCGGGCCGGGCAGCCCACGGAGCTGGCGCCGGCCTACGTCTTCCTGGCCTCGCCGGAGTCCAGCTACGTCCTGGGCGAGACGCTGAACGTCAACGGAGGCTCCCCGACGCCCTGA
- a CDS encoding acyl-CoA dehydrogenase family protein produces MILDGFRSPWMDEELDDLARLARTFIERELLPHQERFARQQQVDREVWTAAGAAGLLCLSIPQEYGGGGGTFAHEAVVLREQALAGEDAWGNAVHSVMVAHYLLAYGTEEQKRRWLPRLASGDLVGAIAMTEPGTGSDLQRLRTRAVRDGDDLVVNGSKTFISNGTHCDLVVLAARTGEHEDGRGLSLLVVETDDLPGFARGRVLEKIGQHGQDTRELSFTDVRVPVEHILGGADQEGRGFAQLMAQLPQERLVIAVVSAAAAEAAVRLATAYAKEREAFGSTLMAFQNTRFVLAECAADALAARTLVDSCIEQHLQGTLDAAGASLAKFWCSDVQGRVVDRCLQVFGGYGYMAELPIARMFTSARVQRIYGGTNEIMKELVARSL; encoded by the coding sequence ATGATCCTGGACGGATTCCGCTCGCCCTGGATGGACGAGGAGCTCGACGACCTCGCCCGGCTGGCGCGGACCTTCATCGAGCGCGAGCTGCTCCCCCACCAGGAGCGGTTCGCGCGGCAGCAGCAGGTGGACCGGGAGGTCTGGACGGCCGCAGGAGCCGCGGGCCTGCTGTGCCTGAGCATCCCCCAGGAGTACGGCGGCGGGGGCGGCACCTTCGCCCACGAGGCCGTCGTGCTGCGCGAGCAGGCACTCGCCGGCGAGGACGCGTGGGGCAACGCGGTGCACAGCGTGATGGTCGCGCACTACCTGCTGGCGTACGGGACCGAGGAGCAGAAGCGCAGGTGGCTGCCCCGGCTGGCCAGCGGCGACCTCGTGGGCGCGATCGCGATGACCGAGCCCGGCACCGGCTCGGACCTGCAACGCCTCCGCACCCGCGCCGTCCGGGATGGCGACGACCTGGTCGTCAACGGCTCGAAGACCTTCATCTCCAACGGCACCCACTGCGACCTCGTCGTGCTGGCCGCGCGCACCGGCGAGCACGAGGACGGGCGCGGCCTGAGCCTGCTCGTCGTCGAGACGGATGACCTGCCCGGCTTCGCGCGCGGAAGGGTGCTGGAGAAGATCGGCCAGCACGGGCAGGACACCCGCGAGCTGTCCTTCACCGACGTGCGGGTGCCCGTGGAGCACATCCTCGGCGGAGCGGACCAGGAGGGCAGGGGGTTCGCCCAGCTGATGGCGCAGCTGCCTCAGGAGCGGCTGGTCATCGCCGTCGTCTCGGCCGCGGCGGCGGAGGCCGCGGTGCGGCTGGCGACCGCCTACGCCAAGGAGCGTGAGGCGTTCGGCAGCACCCTGATGGCCTTCCAGAACACCAGGTTCGTGCTCGCCGAGTGCGCGGCCGACGCGCTGGCCGCACGGACCCTGGTGGACTCCTGCATCGAGCAGCACCTCCAGGGAACGCTGGACGCCGCCGGCGCCTCGCTGGCCAAGTTCTGGTGCTCGGACGTGCAGGGCCGCGTCGTGGACCGCTGCCTGCAGGTCTTCGGCGGCTACGGCTACATGGCGGAGCTCCCGATCGCGCGGATGTTCACCTCCGCCCGCGTGCAGCGCATCTACGGCGGCACCAACGAGATCATGAAGGAGCTCGTCGCCCGTTCGCTCTGA
- a CDS encoding pyridoxamine 5'-phosphate oxidase family protein: MTEHQDRSADDSVRVSDDPADVEKVHSLISDMDVAMLTTVDSGSPDRRLVSRPLSTQVAEDDGDVLFLVRSSSSVAADVRADPRVNVAYSSMKAWVSLTGTATLVEDPDLVERLWSKGAEAFMEGGPDNPDNVVLKVSGDTAHYWGGESLVGTAVSTVRALTGRNKKDEGSSTVVDLP; the protein is encoded by the coding sequence ATGACCGAGCACCAGGACCGCAGCGCGGACGACAGCGTGCGGGTGAGCGATGACCCCGCCGACGTGGAGAAGGTGCACTCGCTCATCTCCGACATGGACGTCGCCATGCTGACCACCGTCGACTCCGGCTCCCCGGACCGGCGGCTCGTGAGCCGCCCCCTGTCCACGCAGGTCGCCGAGGACGACGGCGACGTGCTCTTCCTGGTCCGCAGCAGCAGCTCCGTCGCCGCGGACGTCCGCGCCGACCCGCGGGTGAACGTCGCCTACTCCTCGATGAAGGCGTGGGTGTCGCTGACCGGCACCGCCACGCTGGTCGAGGACCCTGACCTGGTCGAACGGCTGTGGTCCAAGGGCGCCGAGGCCTTCATGGAGGGCGGTCCGGACAACCCGGACAACGTCGTGCTCAAGGTCTCTGGAGACACCGCGCACTACTGGGGCGGGGAGTCGCTGGTCGGCACCGCGGTCAGCACCGTCAGGGCGCTCACCGGTCGGAACAAGAAGGACGAGGGATCCTCCACGGTCGTCGACCTGCCCTGA
- a CDS encoding CoA transferase: MQPLHGVRVASLAPNLPGPLAAARLAQLGAEVTKVEAPSGDPLEQYAPGWYAELARGQQVLALDLKDQRDRAELSRLLATVDVLITAMRPSALARLGLDRDVDEHGLLHVEIVGHDGDRADEAGHDLTYQASAGTLQPPQLPPVLVADLLGGERAVSAALAGLRQRDLHGGPVRQRVVLEDVARSAADGVRYGLTAPGGPLGGALPSYAVYPTADGHVAVAALEPHFARRLAETVGASREELAERFATEPSEHWEALARREDLPIAAVRGRAARHTPARRSRSTAPEEGPA, from the coding sequence ATGCAGCCGCTGCACGGTGTCCGCGTCGCCTCCCTCGCCCCGAACCTGCCCGGCCCGCTCGCGGCGGCACGCCTGGCGCAGCTGGGTGCCGAGGTCACGAAGGTCGAGGCGCCCAGCGGGGACCCGCTGGAGCAGTATGCGCCGGGCTGGTATGCCGAGCTGGCGCGCGGCCAGCAGGTGCTCGCCCTCGACCTCAAGGACCAGCGCGACCGCGCGGAGCTGTCCCGGCTGCTGGCCACGGTCGACGTGCTCATCACCGCGATGCGACCCTCGGCACTGGCCCGCCTCGGGCTGGACCGCGACGTGGACGAGCACGGCCTGTTGCACGTGGAGATCGTGGGCCACGACGGAGACCGTGCGGACGAGGCGGGGCACGACCTGACCTACCAGGCCTCCGCCGGGACCCTGCAGCCCCCGCAGCTGCCCCCGGTCCTCGTCGCCGACCTGCTGGGCGGCGAGCGCGCCGTCAGCGCCGCCCTCGCCGGCCTGCGGCAGCGCGACCTGCACGGTGGGCCGGTGCGGCAGCGGGTCGTCCTCGAGGACGTGGCCCGGTCCGCGGCCGACGGTGTCCGGTACGGGTTGACGGCCCCCGGTGGGCCGCTCGGCGGCGCCCTCCCCTCCTATGCCGTCTACCCGACGGCGGACGGTCACGTCGCCGTGGCCGCGCTGGAACCGCACTTCGCCCGGCGGCTCGCCGAGACGGTCGGCGCCAGCCGCGAGGAGCTCGCCGAGCGCTTCGCGACAGAGCCTTCCGAGCACTGGGAGGCGCTCGCCCGCCGGGAGGACCTGCCGATCGCGGCGGTGCGCGGGCGGGCGGCACGGCATACCCCTGCCCGCCGATCTCGCTCGACAGCCCCCGAGGAGGGACCCGCATGA
- a CDS encoding hotdog fold domain-containing protein, whose protein sequence is MARSPLRQVYAALADKPLGRHLFSAAVALTAPYFRTIRATVVSLERGRGVATMADRWGVRNHLGTVHAIAMCNLAELVAGTTIEMSLPESHRWIPKGMQVSYLAKARGRLTAVATLEDLTGLGDHEAREVLVAVDITDPEGQGVVRADITMWITPTTRARATQDA, encoded by the coding sequence ATGGCCCGCTCTCCGCTGCGGCAGGTATATGCCGCACTCGCCGACAAGCCGCTCGGGCGGCACCTGTTCAGCGCGGCGGTGGCGCTGACCGCGCCGTACTTCCGCACCATCCGTGCCACGGTCGTCAGCCTCGAGCGGGGGCGCGGGGTGGCGACCATGGCCGACCGCTGGGGCGTCCGCAACCACCTCGGGACGGTGCACGCCATCGCGATGTGCAACCTGGCAGAGCTGGTGGCCGGGACGACGATCGAGATGTCGCTGCCCGAGTCGCACCGGTGGATCCCCAAGGGCATGCAGGTGTCCTACCTGGCCAAGGCGCGCGGCCGGCTCACCGCGGTCGCGACGCTCGAGGACCTCACCGGGCTCGGCGACCACGAGGCGCGCGAGGTCCTCGTGGCGGTCGACATCACCGACCCGGAAGGCCAGGGCGTGGTGCGCGCGGACATCACCATGTGGATCACCCCCACCACCCGTGCCCGCGCGACCCAGGACGCCTGA
- a CDS encoding cryptochrome/photolyase family protein, protein MPTSPPSVLWLRRDLRQGDHPALLAAQEAAGPGGELVPLFVLDPALWEGGGPVRRAWLAASLRTLDEDLAGGLVLRLGDPAEVVPQVVREVEATGVHLSRETTGYGVRRDTRVRAALRSVEGQNGVAWVETGTPYAVGPGLVRTQQGEPYKVFTPFARAWREHGWPAAAPRPDRLDLVDLPSDGRAEQLLDEALTADGLPQLPPAGEAAALRRWREFREHDLAAYRQERDRPAVDGTSRLSAYLKIGALHPRTLLADLAEESGEGAETFVTELAWREFYADVLHERPASAWRDLRPALAGLRYDEPEDAVLAWQQGRTGYPMVDAGMRQLLAVGWMHNRVRMITASFLTKDLHVWWPVGARWFLEWLVDGDLASNNHGWQWVAGTGTDAAPYFRVFNPVTQGEKFDPDGDYVRRWIPELRHLPGAAAHRPWDHADGYAHDYPRRIVDHAEERREALARYEAAR, encoded by the coding sequence GTGCCCACCTCCCCACCCTCGGTGCTGTGGCTCCGACGCGATCTGCGCCAGGGGGACCACCCGGCGCTCCTCGCGGCCCAGGAGGCGGCCGGGCCCGGTGGTGAGCTCGTGCCGCTCTTCGTCCTCGACCCGGCGCTGTGGGAGGGCGGCGGCCCGGTCCGCCGGGCCTGGTTGGCCGCCTCGCTCCGGACCCTCGACGAGGATCTCGCCGGCGGGCTGGTGCTGCGCCTGGGTGATCCCGCCGAGGTGGTCCCGCAGGTGGTCCGTGAGGTCGAAGCCACGGGCGTGCACCTGTCGCGGGAGACCACCGGGTATGGCGTGCGTCGGGACACGCGCGTCCGCGCCGCGCTCCGAAGCGTCGAGGGTCAGAACGGCGTCGCCTGGGTCGAGACCGGCACGCCCTACGCGGTCGGCCCCGGGCTGGTGCGGACCCAGCAGGGGGAGCCCTACAAGGTCTTCACGCCCTTCGCCCGCGCCTGGCGCGAGCACGGCTGGCCCGCGGCGGCCCCCCGCCCCGACCGGCTGGACCTGGTCGACCTGCCCTCCGACGGCCGGGCGGAGCAACTGCTCGACGAGGCGCTCACCGCCGACGGCCTGCCGCAGCTCCCGCCCGCCGGCGAGGCGGCCGCGCTACGGCGGTGGCGCGAGTTCCGCGAGCACGACCTTGCCGCATACCGGCAGGAGCGGGACCGCCCGGCGGTCGACGGGACCAGCCGCCTCTCGGCCTACCTGAAGATCGGCGCGCTCCACCCGCGCACGCTCCTCGCCGACCTCGCCGAGGAGTCGGGGGAGGGAGCGGAGACGTTCGTGACCGAGCTGGCCTGGCGGGAGTTCTACGCGGACGTCCTGCACGAGCGGCCGGCCAGTGCCTGGCGCGACCTGCGGCCCGCACTCGCCGGGCTGCGCTACGACGAGCCGGAGGACGCGGTCCTCGCGTGGCAGCAGGGGCGGACCGGCTATCCGATGGTCGACGCCGGGATGCGCCAGCTGCTCGCGGTCGGCTGGATGCACAACCGGGTGCGGATGATCACCGCGAGCTTCCTCACCAAGGACCTGCACGTGTGGTGGCCGGTCGGTGCGCGCTGGTTCCTGGAGTGGCTGGTCGACGGCGACCTGGCGTCCAACAACCACGGCTGGCAGTGGGTGGCCGGCACGGGGACCGACGCCGCGCCCTACTTCCGGGTCTTCAACCCGGTCACCCAGGGGGAGAAGTTCGACCCCGACGGGGACTACGTGCGCCGCTGGATCCCCGAGCTGCGGCACCTGCCGGGTGCGGCCGCCCACCGGCCGTGGGACCACGCGGACGGCTACGCCCACGACTACCCGCGCCGGATCGTCGACCACGCCGAGGAGCGGCGGGAGGCGCTGGCACGCTACGAGGCCGCCCGGTGA
- a CDS encoding formate/nitrite transporter family protein, protein MGQEPARHTDDMVAQDSEGGVDPTADRVEEEVVESFRGGADKGAERLHRSWRVLITTGLFGGMEIGLGVLAYLAVLHETDSHLLAGLAFGIGLVALYLAHSELFTEGFLLPILALSAGRGTLLQLLRLWMVTLVTNLAGGWVFMWLVVQGFPEFGEVLTETARHYVDAPLDLRSVALSLLGGIVITVLTRMQAGTDSDGVKVVAAFSAGFLLAGLSLFHSVLDSILIYGAIHAEGIVSYADWLGWFWYVVPLNMLGGLVFVTALRLVRASELPDAPGPDAGVEPDRSATA, encoded by the coding sequence ATGGGCCAGGAGCCCGCACGGCATACCGACGACATGGTCGCCCAGGACTCGGAAGGGGGCGTCGACCCGACCGCCGACCGGGTCGAGGAGGAGGTCGTCGAGTCGTTCCGGGGAGGGGCGGACAAGGGAGCCGAGCGGCTGCACCGCAGCTGGCGGGTCCTGATCACCACAGGTCTCTTCGGCGGCATGGAGATCGGGCTGGGAGTCCTGGCCTACCTCGCGGTGCTGCACGAGACGGACAGCCACCTCCTGGCGGGACTGGCCTTCGGCATCGGTCTCGTGGCGCTGTACCTGGCGCACAGCGAGCTGTTCACCGAGGGTTTCCTGCTGCCGATCCTGGCGCTGTCCGCCGGCCGAGGAACGCTCCTTCAGCTGCTGCGGCTCTGGATGGTCACGCTCGTGACGAACCTCGCCGGCGGGTGGGTGTTCATGTGGCTCGTCGTGCAGGGCTTCCCCGAGTTCGGGGAGGTCCTGACCGAGACGGCACGGCACTACGTCGATGCGCCGCTGGACCTCAGGTCGGTTGCGCTGTCGCTGCTGGGCGGCATCGTCATCACCGTCCTGACGCGGATGCAGGCGGGGACCGACTCCGACGGGGTGAAGGTGGTCGCCGCGTTCTCCGCCGGCTTCCTGCTGGCCGGGCTGAGCCTGTTCCACTCCGTCCTGGACTCGATCCTCATCTACGGGGCGATCCACGCCGAGGGCATCGTCTCCTATGCCGACTGGCTGGGCTGGTTCTGGTATGTCGTGCCGCTCAACATGCTGGGCGGCCTGGTCTTCGTCACGGCGTTGCGGCTGGTGCGCGCCAGCGAGCTGCCGGACGCACCCGGTCCGGACGCGGGGGTCGAGCCGGACAGGTCGGCGACCGCCTGA
- a CDS encoding ATP-binding protein: MDPIRNPYAPGAGQRPPELAGRDEQLDRFRVVLERIRRGRPERSMVLTGLRGVGKTVLLNALRSAAVRSRWGTGKYEARPEQGMRRPMAAALHVAVRELGHPQGQEVDHVLGVIKAFAQKDQPGAKLRDRWNPGIDAPAITGRADSGDIEIDLVELFTDVGGLAADVGKGVAIFIDEMQDLQPDDVSALCAACHELSQTALPVIVVGAGLPHLPAVLSASKSYSERLFRYNRIDRLSRQEAARALQLPAEDEDASWSQDALDAMYAATGGYPYFIQAYGKEVWDQAPQSPIQVEDVRVASPAAEAELAVGFFGSRYERATPGEREYLRAMADLAAAQQAAGEELDEVESVATADIAAHLERKPQSLSPARDALLKKGLIYSGERGRIAFTVPHFGRYLRAQT; encoded by the coding sequence GTGGACCCGATCAGGAACCCTTATGCCCCCGGCGCCGGCCAGCGCCCACCCGAGCTCGCCGGTCGCGACGAGCAGCTGGACCGCTTCCGGGTCGTCCTGGAGCGGATCCGCCGCGGGCGGCCGGAACGCTCCATGGTGCTGACCGGGCTGCGGGGGGTCGGCAAGACGGTGCTGCTCAACGCCCTGCGGTCCGCGGCCGTGCGCTCGCGGTGGGGGACCGGGAAGTACGAGGCGCGCCCCGAGCAGGGCATGCGCCGGCCGATGGCGGCCGCGCTGCACGTGGCGGTGCGCGAGCTCGGGCACCCGCAGGGGCAGGAGGTCGACCACGTGCTGGGGGTGATCAAGGCGTTCGCGCAGAAGGACCAGCCGGGGGCCAAGCTGCGCGACCGGTGGAACCCCGGCATCGACGCCCCCGCCATCACCGGCCGGGCCGACTCCGGCGACATCGAGATCGACCTCGTCGAGCTGTTCACCGACGTCGGCGGGTTGGCCGCCGACGTCGGCAAGGGGGTCGCGATCTTCATCGACGAGATGCAGGACCTGCAGCCGGACGACGTCTCGGCCCTGTGCGCCGCCTGCCACGAGCTGTCGCAGACCGCACTGCCGGTGATCGTGGTCGGCGCCGGCCTGCCCCACCTGCCGGCGGTGCTCTCGGCGAGCAAGTCCTACTCCGAGCGGCTCTTCCGCTACAACCGGATCGACCGCCTCTCCCGGCAGGAGGCCGCCCGCGCCCTGCAGCTGCCCGCCGAGGACGAGGACGCCTCCTGGTCCCAGGACGCTCTGGACGCGATGTATGCCGCGACCGGCGGCTACCCGTACTTCATCCAGGCCTACGGCAAGGAGGTCTGGGACCAGGCGCCCCAGTCACCGATCCAGGTGGAGGACGTCCGGGTCGCCTCCCCGGCCGCAGAGGCCGAGCTGGCCGTCGGCTTCTTCGGCTCCCGCTACGAGCGGGCGACTCCCGGTGAGCGGGAGTACCTGCGGGCGATGGCGGACCTGGCCGCCGCGCAGCAGGCCGCTGGGGAGGAGCTGGACGAGGTCGAGTCGGTCGCGACCGCCGACATCGCCGCCCACCTGGAGCGCAAGCCCCAGTCGCTCTCACCGGCCCGCGACGCCCTGCTGAAGAAGGGCCTGATCTACTCCGGCGAGCGGGGCCGGATCGCGTTCACCGTGCCGCACTTCGGGCGCTACCTGCGGGCGCAGACCTGA
- a CDS encoding pyrimidine dimer DNA glycosylase/endonuclease V, translated as MRLWSLHPAHLDRPGLVALWREALLAQAVLAGRTRGYRHHPQLERFRECPSPRGALAAYLDVVRQEATVRGYRFDPARLDDVQRWAGRLTVATGQLELERTHLLDKLAVRSPADHAVQLKLELRAHPLFTVVDGPVATWERAPGTPLRPADPAIRD; from the coding sequence ATGCGCCTGTGGAGCCTGCACCCAGCACACCTGGACCGGCCGGGCCTGGTCGCCCTGTGGCGGGAGGCCCTGCTCGCCCAGGCGGTGCTCGCCGGCCGGACCCGCGGATACCGCCACCACCCCCAGCTCGAGCGCTTCCGGGAGTGTCCCTCTCCCCGAGGCGCGCTGGCGGCATACCTGGACGTGGTGCGGCAGGAGGCGACGGTGCGCGGCTACCGCTTCGACCCGGCGCGGCTGGACGACGTGCAGCGGTGGGCCGGGCGGCTCACGGTCGCCACCGGCCAGCTCGAGCTGGAGCGCACCCACCTGCTCGACAAGCTCGCCGTGCGCAGCCCGGCGGACCACGCTGTGCAGCTGAAGCTGGAGCTGCGGGCGCACCCCCTGTTCACCGTGGTGGACGGTCCGGTCGCCACGTGGGAGCGGGCCCCCGGCACGCCGCTCCGACCTGCCGACCCGGCGATCCGCGACTAG